One Pyrofollis japonicus DNA window includes the following coding sequences:
- a CDS encoding NUDIX hydrolase, translating to MAGPEIVGRRVLCRGRRMVFGQIIARIGGREVAFDALLHGGAVVVLPVNEKGELLLEKQFRPVVGEWLIEAPAGTMEEGEEPEETARRELIEETGYEPGELVYMTTIYPSPGTSTEHIHIYLARSLRFVGARPEHDELIETMWVPLPKALEMIRSGEIKDAKTIIAITFYKLFHTDAANKPLHG from the coding sequence TTGGCCGGGCCCGAGATCGTTGGGAGACGTGTCCTCTGCCGTGGCCGTAGAATGGTTTTTGGCCAAATCATTGCACGCATAGGCGGCCGCGAGGTCGCGTTTGACGCTCTCCTCCACGGTGGCGCGGTGGTTGTTCTACCAGTCAACGAGAAGGGGGAGTTGCTGCTCGAGAAGCAGTTCCGCCCGGTTGTTGGCGAGTGGCTCATTGAGGCACCTGCGGGGACTATGGAGGAGGGGGAGGAGCCGGAGGAGACTGCTAGGAGGGAGCTCATCGAGGAAACCGGGTACGAGCCAGGGGAACTAGTCTACATGACCACGATATACCCCTCGCCGGGCACCTCGACCGAGCACATACACATCTATCTCGCGCGCAGCCTCAGGTTTGTCGGCGCTAGGCCGGAGCACGACGAGCTAATAGAGACCATGTGGGTGCCTCTCCCCAAGGCACTCGAGATGATAAGGAGCGGCGAGATAAAGGACGCGAAGACAATAATAGCCATCACGTTCTACAAGCTGTTTCACACTGATGCCGCGAATAAGCCGCTACATGGTTAG